A region from the Alnus glutinosa chromosome 5, dhAlnGlut1.1, whole genome shotgun sequence genome encodes:
- the LOC133867635 gene encoding uncharacterized protein LOC133867635 gives MASTLRKRIALRRKIQILRAHTISKSLKLKLEAFKREYSNLMAIKREYLKLMNQMKMPNKNVEVKKVGQGFLVRVNCEKGTDRLVTILEAFDKMGLNVLQARVSCSNVFALEAIAAAQDQALDVKEVTKALLRTIEKKEGEATLY, from the exons atgGCTTCAACGCTGCGAAAGAGGATAGCATTGCGCAGAAAGATTCAAATCCTGCGAGCCCATACAATCTCCAAATCT CTGAAACTCAAACTGGAGGCATTCAAAAGAGAGTACTCGAACCTCATGGCTATCAAAAGAGAATACCTAAAGCTAATGAACCAAATGAAGATGCCTAATAAG AATGTTGAAGTGAAGAAGGTAGGGCAGGGATTTCTTGTAAGGGTGAACTGTGAGAAAGGAACAGATAGGCTGGTTACAATCTTAGAGGCCTTTGATAAGATGGGTCTTAATGTTCTGCAAGCTAGAGTTTCATGCAGCAATGTTTTTGCACTGGAAGCCATTGCTGCAGCACAAGACCAAGCTCTGGATGTAAAAGAAGTAACTAAAGCTCTTCTAAGGActattgaaaagaaagaaggagagGCCACACTATATTGA